The Burkholderiales bacterium JOSHI_001 genomic sequence AGTCACAGGGCAACACGACCGGGACCCCCAAACCCCATACCTGGGGGGCGCCTCTGGTGCCAAATCAAGGTTACCTTCTCCATCCACACAAGAAGAACCGCATCCGGGAGATGACCGTTGGGACTCGCTCAAGCCTTGAATGCCATGTCGACAGGCGACAACGAAATCAGCCGCCTTCGCCGTCTGGATCCGTCGCCCGACAGCGCGCCCCTGCCGCTGGTGCGCACCCACGGTCCGGCCGCGCTGCGCGCCAGCGCGGCGTCGGTTGCCACCAACGTCACCCCGGCGCAGCAAAGCCTGCGCCTGCTGGCCATGCTGCGCAGCCTGGCGGTGCCCGCCCAGGCCATGGCGACCTGGGTTGCCGTGAACCGGGCCGGGCTGGAGTTCCGGGTCGGCACCGTGCACACCCTCATCGCGCTGCAGGCGGTGTTCGCCGTGCTGACCTGGTTGCGCCTGTGGAAGCACCGTGCGCCGGTGGAGCCGCGCGAGGTGCTGATGCAGGTGCATGCCGACATCGCCCTGTTCGGCGCGGTGCTGTACTTTTCCGGCGGCACCACCAACCCTTTTGCGCCCATCCTGGCCATGCCGCTGGTGGCCGCGGCCTCCTTGCCGCGCACCTGGATGTGGCTGACCGCCACGTCCACCGTGGTGACCTACCTGTTCCTGCTGCGCTTCAACATCCCGATGACCCATCCGCTGGGCATCCAGGAAGTGTTTCGCCTGCATTCCGTGGGTGACCAGTTCAGCTACCTCATCACCACCGCCACGCTGGCCTACTTCGTGCACAAGATGATGGCCTCGCAAAAGGCCCACGAGCGCACCATGGCCGATGTGCGCGAGCGCCAGATGCGCGACGACACCGTGCTGTCCATCGGCGCCTTCGCCGCCGGCTGCGCCCACGAGCTGAGCTCGCCGCTGACCACCATGTCCGTGGTGGTGAAGGAACTGCAACGCGAAGTGGCCAACCCGCAGCGCCTGGCCGAGGACCTGCGCATCCTGGAGCAGCAGGTGGCCATCAGCAAGGAGATCGTCACCAAGTTCACCGGCGCAGCCGGGCGCCGCCGGGTTGATTCGGTGGCCGCGGTGCGGGCCGACGAATTCATCGAATGCATCGTGGGCAAGGCCCGCACCCTGCACCCCACGGCCAGCATCTCGCTCACGCTCAGCAGCGAGGTGCCGCCTCCCACCATCGTGTCGGAAGAAACCCTGCGCCAGGCCATCGGCAACCTGATCGACAACGCCGTGCACGCCTGCCCGATCGACGTGCAGGTCCATGCCGACTGGCAGGGCAACGACTTCACCATCACCGTGCGCGACCACGGCCCGGGCTTCCCGCCCGAAGCGATGCACAAGCTGGGCCGCGTGATCTTCAGCACCAAGGGCCCCAGCCACGGCAGCGGCCTGGGGGTGATGCTCACCCAGGTGACGGTGAACCGCATGGGCGGCAGCCTGAGTCTGTCCAACCCGCCCGGTGGCGGCGCCTGCGCGCAGATGCGCCTGCCCTTGAACGACATCCGCCTTTAGGCCTCTAGGAGCAACGCTGTGAGTTACCAACACGGACCGGATTCCGACCGTCCGAACCTGCTCCTGGCCGACGACGATGTCACGCTCAGCAGCGTGCTGGCCCGGGCGCTGGAAGCGCGCGGCTTCGAGGTGCGCGTGGCCAACGACGGCCAGACCGCACTTCGCCTGGCCGAAGAAATGACGCCCGAGTACGCGGTGCTGGACCTGCAACTGCCCGACACCACCGGGCTGAAGCTGATCCAGAAGCTGAAGCAGATCGACGACAACACCAACATCGTGCTGCTGACCGGCTACGGCAGCATCGCCACCGCGATCGAAGCGGTGAAGCTGGGCGCCACCTACTACCTGACCAAGCCCACCGACGTGGACCAGATCGTGGCCGCGTTCGAGCGCAAGCAGGCCAACCCCGACGTGATGGTCACGGCCAAGCCGCTGTCGGTGGACCGGGTGGAGTGGGAACACATCCAGCGCGTGCTGGCCGACAACCAGAACAACATCTCGGCCACCGCCCGCGCGCTGAACATGCACCGCCGCACGCTGCAGCGCAAGCTGAGCAAGCGCCCGCCGCGTTCCTGATCAGGCCCTTTCGAACTTGAAGACGGCGACACTGGCCATCGCGTTCGGCCAGCGCCGCACCACCTGCCCGGCGTGCAGGCCGAAGCTGTCCAGGATCTGCAGCCCGTTGCGGCGCGCCAGCACTTCAAAGTCGGCGTGCGTGCCCACCCGGATGTTGGGCGTGTCGTACCACTGGTAGGGCAAGGTCTTGGTGACCGGCATGCGCCCGCGCAGCACCGCCAGGCGGTGCGGCCAGTGCGCAAAGTTCGGGAAGCTGACGATGCCCAGCTGCCCCACCCGCGCGGTTTCCTGCAGCATGCGTTCGGCATTGCGCAGGTGCTGCAGGGTTTCCAGCTGCAGCACCACGTCGAAGCTGCGGTCGGCGAACATCGCCAGACCCTCTTCCAGGTTCAACTGCACCACGTTCACGCCACGCTGCACGCACTTCAGCACGTTGGCGTCGGCGATCTCCACGCCATAACCCGTGCAGCCGCGGTGCTGCTGCAGCCAGGCCATCATCTCGCCGCCGCCGCAGCCCAGGTCCAGCACGCGGCTGCCTTCGGGCACCAAGGAGCCAATGACGGCCAGGTCTGCACGATCACTCATGCTTGAACCTCCGCCGCAATGCGCTCGAAGTAGGACCGCATGACACCGTGGTAGCGCGGGTCTTCCAGCAGGAAAGCGTCGTGGCCGTGCGGCGCGGCGATTTCGGCGTAGCTGACCGCGATGCGGTTGTCCACCAGCGCCTTCACCAGCTCGCGGCTGCGTGCGGGCGAGAAGCGCCAGTCGGTGGTGAAGCTCACCAGCAGGAAGCGCTTGTCCCGGGCCGCCGCAAACGCCGCCGACAGGTCGCCGCCGAAAGGCCGCGCGGGGTCGAAATAGTCCAGCGCGCGGGTGATCAGCAGGTAGGTGTTGGCGTCGAAGTACTCGCTGAACTTGTCGCCCTGGTGGCGCAGGTAGCTCTCGATCTGGAATTCCACGTCCTGCGTGGAATAGCCCAGTTCGGCCTCGCGCAGTTCGCGCCCGAACTTGGCTTCCATGGAATCGTCCGACAGGTAGGTGATGTGGCCAATCATGCGCGCCACGCGCAGGCCGCGTTTGGGCACCACGCCGTGGGCGTAGAAGTGGCCGCCATGGAAGTCGGGGTCGGTGATGATGGCGCGCCGCGCCACTTCGTTGAAGGCGATGTTCTGCGCGCTGAGGTTGGGCGCAGTGGCCACCGCCACGCAGTGGCGCACACGCTCGGTGTGGCGCAGCGTCCAGCTCAGCGCCTGCATGCCGCCCAGGCTGCCGCCCAGCACGGCGGCCAGTTGCTGGATGCCCAGGCCGTCGAGCAGGCGCGCCTGCGCATCCACCCAGTCTTCCACCGTCACCACGGGAAAGTCGGCCCCGTAGGGCTGGCCGGCCTTGGCCGGGTCGGGGTGGGGGCTCATCGGCCCGGTGGAGCCGAAGCACGAGCCCGGGTTGTTCACGCCGATGACGAAGAAGCGGTTGGTGTCCACCGGCTTGCCCGGCCCCACCAGGTTGTCCCACCAGCCTTCGCTGCGCTCGACCCCGGCGTGCGTGCCGGCCACGTGGTGGCTGGCGTTGAGCGCATGGCACACCAGCACCGCATTGCTGCGCGCGGCATTCAGCGTGCCGTAGGTTTCATACACCAGCGTGTAGTCGGCCAGTTGCGCGCCGCTTTGCAGCGGCAGCGCCTGCGCGAAATGCATCTGCTGCGGGGTGACGACGCCGACGCTGGACATGGACAGAGGCAAAAAACAAAACCCGGTGCCGCCAAGAATGCGGACACCGGGTGCGTGTCCCTCTTTAGCGGTATTTGTTGAAAGCGCCCGCAATCCGGAGCAAATCGGCGCTTGAGGGGCGGAAGTATAGCCACGCCGCGCACCGTCCCGGCAAGGCCCGCCCGCCGGCATTCAGCCCGGCGCCGGGTGCGGGTGCAACAATGCCTGCATGCCCCGTAGCCTGGTTTCCGTGCTGGTGCTGCTGCTGGCGCTGGCCGCCGCCGCCGCGTGGTGGTTCACGCGCGCGCCGCAGGTGCCCGCGCTCACGCTGCGCCTGGCGCCGCTGGTGCGCACGCTGCAGTTTTCCGCCCGCGTCACCACCGCGCAGCGGGTGGACCTGGGCGCCACCATCACCGGCCGCGTGGCCGAGGTGCTGGCCCGCGAGGGCGACAGCGTGAAGCGCGGCGCCCCCCTGCTGCGCCTGGAAACTGACGAGCTGAACGCCGCCCTGGCCCAGGCCCAGGCGGCCGAAGCGCAGGCCCAGGCGCGGCTGGCCGGCCTGCGCAGCACCGGCCGGCGCGGCACCCAGGCCGCCCAGGCGCAGGCCGACGCCGGCCTGCTGGCGGCCCAGGCCGAGTTCAAGCGCGCCCAGGACCTGGTGGCGCAGGGCTTTGTCAGCCCGCAGCGCCTGGACGACGCCAAACGCGCACTGGACGTGGCCCAGGCCCAAGCCGCCAGCGCGCGGGCGCAAAGTGCGGCCAACGCCGAGCAGGGCACCGACATCGCCCAGGCCCAGGCTGCGCTGGCCGCCGCCCAGGCGGCCACCGGCGCCGCCCGCGCGCGCCTGGCCCAGGCCGCCATCAGCGCCCCGGCCGATGCGAGGGTGCTGGCGCGCCATGTGGAGCCGGGGCAGATCGTGCAGCCCGGCCGCGCGCTGCTGACGCTGGCGCTGGCCGGGCCGCTGCAGATCGAGGCCCAGGTGGACGAACGCTACCTGGCGCAGCTGCAAGCCGGCCAGGAAGCCAGCGTGCTGGCCGATGCCTTCCCCGACCGGCGCTTCACGGCCCGCGTGCTGAACATCGCCCCGCTGGTGGACGCCCAGCGCGGCGCCGTGGAAGTCAAGCTGCTGCCCCCCACGCCCACACCGGACTTCCTGCGCGAGGACATGACCCTGTCGGTGGAAGTGGTCACGGCGCGGCGCGACAGCGCCCTGGTGCTGCCCCTGGCGGCGCTGCGCAACCCGCCCGGCTCTGCCGCCGCGGCCACCGACACCGTGCTGCTGCTGCAGGACGGCCGGGCGCAGGCACGCACCGTGCGCCTTGGCCTGCGCACGCTGGACGCGGCCGAGGTGAAGGAAGGCCTGAGCCCCGGCGACACCGTGTTGTTGGGGCCTGCCGTCACCGCCGGCCAGCGCGTGACGCCGCAGGCCCTGTCCGCTTCGTCCGCCAGCGCCGCGCTGGCCCCGCGCCCGCGCGCCGAGGACGCCGGTTCGGCCATGACCAACGCCATGGGCCGCTGAAGCGCCCCGGCGCCCCCACGATGCCGCTGCACCTGCTGGGTTTCGAGCGCCGCGTGGCTTGGCGCTTCCTGCGCGAAGGCCGCATGCAAAGCCTGCTGATCGTGGTGGGCGTGGCGGCCGGCGTGGCGGTGGTGGCCTACATCTCGGCGCTGATCTCCGGCCTGCAGGCCAGCACCCTGGAAAAGACCCTGGGCGCGCAGGCCCACGTCACGCTGAAGGCGCCGGACGACGACGTGAGCGCGGCGCGCGCGACGCAGGCCGGCGAGGCCGTGCTCACCCAGACCCAGCCGCGCGCCCAGCGTTCGCGCAGCATCGTCAATTGGCAGGCCCTGGTGCCGGTGCTGGAAGCCACGCCCGGCGTGGCCGCGGTGTCGCCCATGGTGGCCGGCGCGGCGCTGGCGCAGCGCGGCGAAGCCAGCCAGTCGGTCACCCTGGCCGGCGTGGACCTGGACCGCTACGACCGCATCGTGGGCCTGCGCCGCAAGGTGGTGGCCGGCACCGCGCGGCTGGAGCCCGGCGAAGCCGTGCTGGGCCGCGACCTGGCCAGCGACCTGGGCCTGCGCGTGGGCGACCGCCTCGCCGTGTCCACCAACAGCAGCAGCGAAACCCTGCGCGTGACCGCGCTGGTGGACCTGGGCGTGCGTGAACTGAACCGGCGCACCGTGATCGTGCCGCTGCGCAGCGCGCAAAGCCTGCTGGCCCTGCCCGGTGGTGCCACCTCCCTGGACCTGGGGCTGGACGACGTGTGGCAGGCGCAAGCGCTGGCCGACGACCTGCGCCAGCGCGTGCCGGCGCAGGTGGAAAGCTGGCAGCAGGCCAATGCGCAGCTGGTGTCGGCGCTGAACGCGCAGTCGGTCAGCACCGGCCTGATCCGCGGCGTGGTGATGGTGGTGGTGGTGCTGGGCATCGCCAGCGTGCTGGTGGTGTCGGTGGTGCAGAAACGCCGCGAGATCGGCATCCTGCGCGCCATGGGCGCCACGCGCGGCCAGGTGCTGCGCATCTTCCTGCTGCAAGGCGCCATCGTCGGCG encodes the following:
- a CDS encoding signal transduction histidine kinase (PFAM: Histidine kinase-, DNA gyrase B-, and HSP90-like ATPase; His Kinase A (phosphoacceptor) domain); the encoded protein is MSTGDNEISRLRRLDPSPDSAPLPLVRTHGPAALRASAASVATNVTPAQQSLRLLAMLRSLAVPAQAMATWVAVNRAGLEFRVGTVHTLIALQAVFAVLTWLRLWKHRAPVEPREVLMQVHADIALFGAVLYFSGGTTNPFAPILAMPLVAAASLPRTWMWLTATSTVVTYLFLLRFNIPMTHPLGIQEVFRLHSVGDQFSYLITTATLAYFVHKMMASQKAHERTMADVRERQMRDDTVLSIGAFAAGCAHELSSPLTTMSVVVKELQREVANPQRLAEDLRILEQQVAISKEIVTKFTGAAGRRRVDSVAAVRADEFIECIVGKARTLHPTASISLTLSSEVPPPTIVSEETLRQAIGNLIDNAVHACPIDVQVHADWQGNDFTITVRDHGPGFPPEAMHKLGRVIFSTKGPSHGSGLGVMLTQVTVNRMGGSLSLSNPPGGGACAQMRLPLNDIRL
- a CDS encoding response regulator consisting of a CheY-like receiver domain and a Fis-type HTH domain (PFAM: Response regulator receiver domain; Bacterial regulatory protein, Fis family): MSYQHGPDSDRPNLLLADDDVTLSSVLARALEARGFEVRVANDGQTALRLAEEMTPEYAVLDLQLPDTTGLKLIQKLKQIDDNTNIVLLTGYGSIATAIEAVKLGATYYLTKPTDVDQIVAAFERKQANPDVMVTAKPLSVDRVEWEHIQRVLADNQNNISATARALNMHRRTLQRKLSKRPPRS
- a CDS encoding methionine biosynthesis protein MetW (PFAM: Methionine biosynthesis protein MetW~TIGRFAM: methionine biosynthesis protein MetW); protein product: MSDRADLAVIGSLVPEGSRVLDLGCGGGEMMAWLQQHRGCTGYGVEIADANVLKCVQRGVNVVQLNLEEGLAMFADRSFDVVLQLETLQHLRNAERMLQETARVGQLGIVSFPNFAHWPHRLAVLRGRMPVTKTLPYQWYDTPNIRVGTHADFEVLARRNGLQILDSFGLHAGQVVRRWPNAMASVAVFKFERA
- a CDS encoding homoserine O-acetyltransferase (PFAM: alpha/beta hydrolase fold~TIGRFAM: homoserine O-acetyltransferase) — protein: MSSVGVVTPQQMHFAQALPLQSGAQLADYTLVYETYGTLNAARSNAVLVCHALNASHHVAGTHAGVERSEGWWDNLVGPGKPVDTNRFFVIGVNNPGSCFGSTGPMSPHPDPAKAGQPYGADFPVVTVEDWVDAQARLLDGLGIQQLAAVLGGSLGGMQALSWTLRHTERVRHCVAVATAPNLSAQNIAFNEVARRAIITDPDFHGGHFYAHGVVPKRGLRVARMIGHITYLSDDSMEAKFGRELREAELGYSTQDVEFQIESYLRHQGDKFSEYFDANTYLLITRALDYFDPARPFGGDLSAAFAAARDKRFLLVSFTTDWRFSPARSRELVKALVDNRIAVSYAEIAAPHGHDAFLLEDPRYHGVMRSYFERIAAEVQA
- a CDS encoding RND family efflux transporter, MFP subunit (PFAM: HlyD family secretion protein~TIGRFAM: RND family efflux transporter, MFP subunit) — protein: MPRSLVSVLVLLLALAAAAAWWFTRAPQVPALTLRLAPLVRTLQFSARVTTAQRVDLGATITGRVAEVLAREGDSVKRGAPLLRLETDELNAALAQAQAAEAQAQARLAGLRSTGRRGTQAAQAQADAGLLAAQAEFKRAQDLVAQGFVSPQRLDDAKRALDVAQAQAASARAQSAANAEQGTDIAQAQAALAAAQAATGAARARLAQAAISAPADARVLARHVEPGQIVQPGRALLTLALAGPLQIEAQVDERYLAQLQAGQEASVLADAFPDRRFTARVLNIAPLVDAQRGAVEVKLLPPTPTPDFLREDMTLSVEVVTARRDSALVLPLAALRNPPGSAAAATDTVLLLQDGRAQARTVRLGLRTLDAAEVKEGLSPGDTVLLGPAVTAGQRVTPQALSASSASAALAPRPRAEDAGSAMTNAMGR
- a CDS encoding ABC-type transport system, involved in lipoprotein release, permease component (PFAM: Predicted permease); amino-acid sequence: MPLHLLGFERRVAWRFLREGRMQSLLIVVGVAAGVAVVAYISALISGLQASTLEKTLGAQAHVTLKAPDDDVSAARATQAGEAVLTQTQPRAQRSRSIVNWQALVPVLEATPGVAAVSPMVAGAALAQRGEASQSVTLAGVDLDRYDRIVGLRRKVVAGTARLEPGEAVLGRDLASDLGLRVGDRLAVSTNSSSETLRVTALVDLGVRELNRRTVIVPLRSAQSLLALPGGATSLDLGLDDVWQAQALADDLRQRVPAQVESWQQANAQLVSALNAQSVSTGLIRGVVMVVVVLGIASVLVVSVVQKRREIGILRAMGATRGQVLRIFLLQGAIVGAVGSALGVLLATGLIAAFTQFVRGSDGLPLFNISLAPGLALRIAALATVCGVLAAVMPARRAAALDPAQAIRM